The segment AACTCCTACCGCTTGTTATGGGCTATGGCTTGTGGCGATTTGCGTTTCGCAAAATAGGCATCTGTATCGGCTTGTTTAGCCTGCCCCTGCTCCTGATGCAGGTAAGTGTTCTAAACGATTTTTATGGAGGCAAGAATGAAGCCCATTACTATCAAAAGGCTAAAATTTTGCTCACAGACGATTTTTCCTACTTTCAAGAAAAGGGAACTGATTGGGAACGCGGCGTGATGGCAACCGCTTGGTTTGCAGAAACTTTAGTTTTGTATGCTCAAATTCGCCCCGAAAAAAAGGAAGAGATAGGTTTGCTTTTAAAAAATGCTTGTGAGATTTTATTATCAAAAAAAATTAATACTTGTCAAGCAGATATTAAAACCTGCCACGAAGGTTTGTATTTAGCGCAAACCCTAAATACGCTAATCGCATATCGCCATCATAGCAAAACCAAAACCTACGACTCTTTGAGCCTTGCCTTTGCCACACGTCTTGCCGAACTTATGGCACAGGAAAGCAGCCTAAATGCCCCTTCTTATGGCGCATCTCCCGACAGATGGACGGGCGACAACGCACTTATCTTGTCGGCACTTGCACACGCCGACCAAAGTTTCGGCACACAATTTTCAAAACCCCTTGTTATCAAATGGAAAACTAAAATCGAAACCCATTACACAGACCCTAAAACAGGACTTCTATTGAGTGAAATAGGCAATAACTACCCTTGGTCTGCCTACCCACGAGGGAGTAGCATTGGCTATACAATCCGCTACCTTGCCCAAATAGAACCTACATTTTCACAAACCACATGGGAAAAATATAAAAAACACTATAAATTAGATTTTTTTCTTATCTCACTTTTTAGAGAATATCCTACTCAAATTGATTTCCAAGCCGACTACGATTCAGGAATAGATTTCTACGGCATAGGGGCTGCCGCCACTGGAAATGCCATCACCGCTTCAAGTGCGCTATCAGACGAATGGACATTTTGGCAACTTCAGAATACGCTTTGGGGAGGCTATCTCGTTATTTCTTTGTTTCCTTCCTATTTTGAAAGCCCTGATTTAGGCAACGAAGCTGATTGGTTTATGGCAAACGCTCTTTATTTCTGGGCTTGGGCTAATTTTATGAAGGAGTAAAAGCAAACAAAAAAACTCACATACAATCCACGTCAATCACCACCTGTGCAGTGCGAAATTCTTTTTTTGTCAGAAAAGTATCTATGATTTGGGACATTTGCTTTTTTGAAGCCGCCAAATTCCCACTATTGCGCGGAATTTTGATAAGAATAGTGCGCAAATAATAATTTCTAACCCTATCTACCAAAGGCGTACTTACCCCTAAAAATTGTGCCTGCGGCTGACTCTGTGCAAAAAGCGATTTCAATTCTTGTAAAATAAGTTCTGCTAACTTTTGCGATATTTTCAAATCTATATGCTTAATCGTAAGCTCGATAAGGCGCACAAAGGGCGGATATTCAAAAAGCTGTCGCTCTCTGATTTCCTTTTCAAAAAAAGCCGAATAATCCTGCATCTTGACAAAGTGTAAAATGGGATTTTGCGGTTCTAAGGTTTGTATCAAAACCAAACCTTTGGCTTGTTTTCGTCCTGCCCTGCCGCTCACCTGCGTAAGCAATTGGAAGGCACGCTCTTGGGCGCGAAAATCGGGAAAGCGCAAAAGCCTATCCATATCAAAAACCCCTACTAAGCTAACGCGCTCAAAATCAAGCCCTTTGGTAACCATCTGTGTCCCTACCAAAACATCAACTTGGTGCTTTTCGAAGGTTTCAATGATACGCTCGTATGCGGCACGTGTCTTGGTCGTATCTCTATCCATGCGCAAGACTCGTGCGCTGGGCAGATAGAGCGGCAGTTCGTCCTCTAATTTTTCTGTACCAAAACCGACAGGAAAGATGCGCTCACTACCACAAGATTTACAATGGCTATGCGATTTTTCGCGATGTCCGCAATAGTGGCATCTCAATTCTTGGCTGTATTGGTGGTAGGTAAGGCTCACCGAACAGTTTTCGCAGGCAGGAATATGGTGGCAAATTTGGCACTGTAAATAAGGCGCGTACCCCCTACGATTCTGAAACAAAATCGCCTGCTGTTGTTTTTCTAAGGCTGCGGCTAAGGCTTCTAAAAGGGGAGGCGAAAAGTCGCCCTTCATCTGATTTTTTTCACGAAAAGGGCGCAAATCTATGGTCTGAATATCGGGCAGGGCAGCCTCGGCATATCGCTGATTGAGATAGACATAGCCATAAACGCCATTTTTTGCCAAATAATAGGTTTCTATCGAAGGCGTAGCCGACCCCAAAAGCACCTTTGCGCCTAATTTATGCCCCAAATAAAGGGCGGCATCACGCGCCTGATAGCGCGGTGCAGGGTCATTTTGCTTGTAGGAAGCATCGTGTTCCTCATCTACAATCAAGAGGCTAAGATTGCGGAAGGGTAAAAAAATGGAGGAGCGCACGCCCACGACAAAATCTATCGTTCCCTCGATAATGCCTTTGCAAACTTCGGCGCGTTCATTATCCGAAAAACCCGAATGATACACGCCCATTGCCTTGCCAAAGACGCGGCGCAGACGTGCCACAATTTGCGTCGTTAGGGCAATTTCAGGCAATAAAAACAAGACCTGCCCCCCTGCTTCTAAGGTCTTTTTTATCAAAGAGATGTAAATTTCGGTCTTGCCGCTGCCCGTAATGCCATGCAACAAGACGGCAGTTTTGCTTTCGAAAAGATTTAAAATTTGGTTTTCCGCTTGCATTTGGGCAGCACTTAGTTCAAGCGTATCGGTAAAATCTTGGGCTGCAATGTCTATTCTGGAAACGATTGTATTAAATTCTTCAAAAATGCCTTTTTCTTGTAGGGTCTTGTAAGAAGATTTGGAAAGACTCTCTCCTGTGGGCGTAGTGAGAAGCAAATCTTTGGTTACGCCTTCTTCGTTTAGACTTTGGTTTTGTAAAATGGGTAGAAGGGCAAGATAGCGCAGCAAAATTTTATTCTGCTTTTCGGTAAGTTCGGAAAGCAAAGCCTGTACCCTTTCACGCGCTTGGTAGT is part of the Hugenholtzia roseola DSM 9546 genome and harbors:
- the priA gene encoding replication restart helicase PriA; translated protein: MSSLLFNAPSAHKEELTYFADVWLPVPLKGTFTYRLPRQWEKDLEVGMRVLVNFGGRGLLTGMVRRIHQTPPEVRSVKYILDILDKKPYLEEAHLEFWQWIADYYLAPIGEVMQAALPAGMKLSSQSKVQLQPAFDLSNLAQDPSYSPAEKKLLFALQEAQTMDYEQISELLETKNIHSILKKLIDKFAILLYEQVKDKFSPKIIKKVRLSKNYQARERVQALLSELTEKQNKILLRYLALLPILQNQSLNEEGVTKDLLLTTPTGESLSKSSYKTLQEKGIFEEFNTIVSRIDIAAQDFTDTLELSAAQMQAENQILNLFESKTAVLLHGITGSGKTEIYISLIKKTLEAGGQVLFLLPEIALTTQIVARLRRVFGKAMGVYHSGFSDNERAEVCKGIIEGTIDFVVGVRSSIFLPFRNLSLLIVDEEHDASYKQNDPAPRYQARDAALYLGHKLGAKVLLGSATPSIETYYLAKNGVYGYVYLNQRYAEAALPDIQTIDLRPFREKNQMKGDFSPPLLEALAAALEKQQQAILFQNRRGYAPYLQCQICHHIPACENCSVSLTYHQYSQELRCHYCGHREKSHSHCKSCGSERIFPVGFGTEKLEDELPLYLPSARVLRMDRDTTKTRAAYERIIETFEKHQVDVLVGTQMVTKGLDFERVSLVGVFDMDRLLRFPDFRAQERAFQLLTQVSGRAGRKQAKGLVLIQTLEPQNPILHFVKMQDYSAFFEKEIRERQLFEYPPFVRLIELTIKHIDLKISQKLAELILQELKSLFAQSQPQAQFLGVSTPLVDRVRNYYLRTILIKIPRNSGNLAASKKQMSQIIDTFLTKKEFRTAQVVIDVDCM